One window from the genome of Saimiri boliviensis isolate mSaiBol1 chromosome 2, mSaiBol1.pri, whole genome shotgun sequence encodes:
- the CIB2 gene encoding calcium and integrin-binding family member 2 isoform X1, with product MGNKQTIFTEEQLDNYQDCTFFNKKDILKLHSRFYELAPNLVPMDYRKSPIVHVPMSLIIQMPELRENPFKERIVETFSEDGEGNLTFNDFVDMFSVLCESAPRELKANYAFKIYDFNTDNFICKEDLELTLARLTKSELDEDEVVLVCDKVIEEADLDGDGKLGFADFEDMIAKAPDFLSTFHIRI from the exons ATGGGGAACAAGCAGACCATCTTCACCGAGGAGCAGCTGGACAACTACCAG GACTGCACTTTTTTCAATAAGAAGGACATCCTCAA GCTGCATTCGCGATTCTACGAGCTGGCCCCCAACCTCGTCCCAATGGACTACAGGAAGAGTCCCATTGTCCACGTGCCCATGAGTCTCATCATCCAGATGCCAGAGCTGCGG gagaatcccttcaaaGAAAGGATTGTGGAGACGTTCTCCGAGGATGGCGAGGGGAATCTGACCTTCAACGACTTTGTGGACATGTTTTCTGTGCTCTGCGAGTCGGCCCCCCGAGAGCTCAAGGCAAACTATGCCTTCAAGATCTACG ACTTCAACACTGACAACTTCATCTGCAAGGAGGATCTGGAGCTGACGCTGGCCCGGCTCACAAAGTCGGAGCTGGATGAGGACGAGGTGGTGCTTGTGTGCGACAAGGTCATTGAGGAGGCTGACCTGGACGGTGACGGCAAGCTGGGCTTCGCTGACTTCGAGGACATGATCGCCAAGGCCCCTGACTTCCTCAG CACTTTCCACATCCGGATCTGA
- the CIB2 gene encoding calcium and integrin-binding family member 2 isoform X2, with product MDYRKSPIVHVPMSLIIQMPELRENPFKERIVETFSEDGEGNLTFNDFVDMFSVLCESAPRELKANYAFKIYDFNTDNFICKEDLELTLARLTKSELDEDEVVLVCDKVIEEADLDGDGKLGFADFEDMIAKAPDFLSTFHIRI from the exons ATGGACTACAGGAAGAGTCCCATTGTCCACGTGCCCATGAGTCTCATCATCCAGATGCCAGAGCTGCGG gagaatcccttcaaaGAAAGGATTGTGGAGACGTTCTCCGAGGATGGCGAGGGGAATCTGACCTTCAACGACTTTGTGGACATGTTTTCTGTGCTCTGCGAGTCGGCCCCCCGAGAGCTCAAGGCAAACTATGCCTTCAAGATCTACG ACTTCAACACTGACAACTTCATCTGCAAGGAGGATCTGGAGCTGACGCTGGCCCGGCTCACAAAGTCGGAGCTGGATGAGGACGAGGTGGTGCTTGTGTGCGACAAGGTCATTGAGGAGGCTGACCTGGACGGTGACGGCAAGCTGGGCTTCGCTGACTTCGAGGACATGATCGCCAAGGCCCCTGACTTCCTCAG CACTTTCCACATCCGGATCTGA
- the SH2D7 gene encoding SH2 domain-containing protein 7: MEDSLKQLSLGRHPNGAGGSQALAELQELALKWFMETQAPFILQNGALPPWFHGFITRKQTEQLLRDKAVGSFLIRLSDRATGYILSYRGNDRCRHFVISQLRNRRYIISGDTQSYSTLTELVRHYQEAQLEPFGETLTAACPRPEDNDLYDAITRGLHQTIVDPEIPPATAPPTVVPDKAASPRSSPKPQVSFLHAPKSPDVSPWNLSQEESMEAPIRLPPLPERSPSLLEESFGGPSDIVYADLRKINQARLGLGTEGSSRHGPVPAGSQSCSPGTEAQMRLSDVEQNRPNGLVPVLSGANPGQGPTESPTSWGFLLSSSSDAMGSLGATWRQEFPKLSPEAQLCSQGSSEDFYQFIGTEGLLQEAREAPGQEGSTYEQIPACRGGPARAPHPGASPTYSKLSVPVDSGHKRISGTPGLPEPGNTYEQIPAPKSKETGRTQKPDMLRRLFFTDRRHKF, encoded by the exons ATGGAGGACAGTCTAAAGCAGCTCAGCCTGGGGAGACATCCCAACGGGGCAGGGGGCAGCCAGGCCCTGGCTGAGCTCCAGGAGCTTGCCCTGAAGTGGTTCATGGAGACACAGGCCCCCTTCATTCTGCAGAACGGTGCCCTGCCTCCTTGGTTTCACGGATTCATCACCCGCAA GCAGACGGAGCAACTACTCAGGGACAAAGCGGTTGGGTCCTTCCTCATCCGCCTCAGTGACCGAGCCACCGGCTACATCTTGTCCTACAG GGGCAACGATCGCTGCAGGCATTTTGTCATCAGCCAGCTTCGAAACCGGCGTTACATCATCTCAGGAGACACCCAGAGCTATAGCACCCTGACCGAGCTTGTGCGCCATTACCAGGAGGCACAGCTTGAGCCCTTTGGAGAGACGCTGACTGCTGCCTGTCCCCGG CCAGAGGACAACGATCTGTATGATGCCATCACCCGGGGCCTCCACCAGACCATCGTGGACCCGGAAATCCCGCCTGCCACGGCACCCCCCACAGTGGTCCCAGACAAGGCTGCCAGCCCCCGCTCTTCTCCCAAGCCGCAGGTCTCCTTCCTCCATGCACCGAAGAGCCCGGATGTGAGTCCCTGGAACCTGTCCCAGGAGGAAAGCATGGAG GCTCCCATCAGATTGCCCCCACTCCCTGAGAGGAGTCCCTCCCTCCTGGAAGAGTCTTTCGGAGGCCCCAGTGACATCGTCTATGCAGACCTGAGGAAGATAAACCAGGCACGGCTAGGCTTGGGCACAGAGGGGTCCAGCAGGCATGGCCCGGTTCCAGCTGGCAGCCAGTCCTGTTCTCCAGGCACTGAGGCCCAGATGAGACTCTCAGATGTCGAACAGAACAGGCCTAATGGCCTGGTGCCCGTCCTCTCTGGGGCGAACCCAGGCCAGGGGCCCACAGAGTCTCCCACTTCCTGGGGGTTCCTCCTGTCCTCCAGTTCGGATGCCATGGGGTCCCTGGGGGCCACCTGGAGGCAGGAGTTTCCAAAGCTGAGCCCAGAGGCTCAGCTCTGCTCCCAGGGCAGCTCTGAAGATTTCTATCAGTTCATCGGGACAGAAGGCCTCCTGCAGGAGGCCAGGGAGGCGCCAGGCCAAGAAGGCAGCACCTATGAGCAGATCCCAGCTTGCCGGGGTGGCCCGGCCAGGGCCCCACATCCTGGGGCCAGTCCCACATATAGCAAACTGTCAGTGCCCGTGGACTCTGGCCACAAGAGGATCTCAGGGACCCCAGGGCTTCCAGAACCTGGAAACACCTATGAGCAGATCCCAGCACCCAAGAGCAAGGAGACCGGACGGACACAGAAG CCCGACATGCTTCGGAGGCTCTTCTTCACCGACAGGAGGCACAAATTCTGA